The DNA window TGTTTTCGGTCAGCCATCATTCATCAACTTCAGGTTCTGCTATTCTGAGGAAGAAAGAATTTAATAAGAACAGgtgaaaagaaaatggaaaaaaagtgataaaacaatCATGGTGATCAGATATAGAAAATGTTGTTTCCCAGGTTCTAATACTTTGCTTcacaaccggggttcctccaaaggttgctgggggttccttgagcaatgagcagtttgttccgctcaggtcagtttaagtgacaccaatgatctctttggttatcggtaagggtgacattttcccaatggccaacaatataagagacattcttcccactgaccaccacactgataaattgtaagctgttgatatagtaaataCAGTAGGGTTTCCCCAAAggcctgaaagttttttcaagggattCCTCCTTGAGCAAAAGGTCAAGAATCAATGGTCTGATGGTATCCTAGTGCAAAGTACCAATTCTGCCATTATTTGGTGCCTACAGTAACGCTACATTTCATACAACACTGTGAGAAAACCGTAGTATTGGCACCAAAACATTTAGGGTATGGCTCAGACTCACAGGTTAGGGATTTCGCTAAAGGATAGATTCAGATTTTGTGTGTGAAGGTAAGGATTAAATTACAAATAAGGCCGAGAATATTGAAGGAAAACTTGATTCAACTTCATCAAAATAACATGAAAATTCAAGTTGGATCATCATGCCTTGATGTGTATGGCTACAGGTTTCTTGCATGGGATGGTTAGTTGGGTGTAGAAATGGATTCCActggttagaaaaaaataaaaatcctattaTCCTGAAATGAAAGTTAAATATGACCAGTAATAATGATTTATAGTCACCAGCTGACTGCTGATTTTCCTGGAGAGTTTGTTGGCACCCCTTGGGGTATAAGATGATCACAAAACGAGGGGTAAAGCTGAATCTGTGCAAGAATCCTTTTCTGCTGACTTTCTAGGAAAGCACTATCTTTCTTTTAGAGAAAGCAGGATTCAAATATTACTAACACGTTTCACTCATTCATTCTTAAATCTGCCGTAACAACGATTCATTGATTTAATGTCTTTTTCTGTATGTTATTACAATATTGGATTTGATCTATTAGCTTGTTTGTAATCCAGTTTTCTGTACTGTGATCCATTCAAGTATATGTAAATCATGCTAATGAAattctcttatttgctccctttcaGTCTTTTTAACGGAAATCATTTTGAATcatgtttgataaatgtaaaaatataataaatacaagcaATAGATACAAATCTTGAAAACATACCCAATAATCAAAGTTATGTAATCACAGACAATAAATTGTTTGCTCGTCTTATCAAATACATAACACAGGAAAACTTGTGGGCAGCAAATGACTATGAATATATTCCATGTGATCGCCCATTCATGCTATTTCATTATTGAACACTAATgagttatattttattcatgtgaACCCTACAGGAAATTCAGAGGCTGATACAATCATTGATTTCAATATTTAACACTATATTCAGAAGCTGCTTGGAAAAGCAACAAGACACTTCCAACATCCGCAGAAAGTACCCATTACTAGTCATACTTTGTATTCCTTATTTACTTGctatcttttcatttttgtaccaattcattattattattattatttttggtatgaAACCCAGCCATTAGCCTGAACCCCCCTTCCTCATATATTTATGGTATATACAATTCTAACATAGCTGTACAATGATTAGGATTGTAGGTTTTTACCGTGAGATCTCTGAGTTTCTCCTTAACCTTCTGAAATCATTCTTCATTTTCAGGATAATACTCTTAGCTTCTTTTTTCTTCAGCTGTTTATTCACTTCAAGCAAAGGTGAATCATCTATACGACAGGCCGTCAGATTCTTCAAAAGTTGTTCTTTCTTGATCTCCAGGCCACAATGATTTGGAAGATGAAATGCAAAAATGAGATGATTCCAAACACTCCACAATCTATAATTTTCTTCTTTGATATGCGAACAATATCCCTCATCAATGTAGAAATCACATGGTATGGGGCATTCTCTCCTGGCTTTACCTTTTTCAGAAACCTTCACTGTCAAAACACTGGAGGTGGACTCGGGTCTCCAGTACAAAATTCCTCTTTTCCTGTAGACAAAAAGATTGGATGTAGGGTTACCCCATACTGTGGGCACCATTGGGAggttcttaaactttttactCTCGTCAGGACTGTGCACTAATATATAATGAGCAATCTCCTGTTTGTACATATCAGTACCCAGAATCCTCAGCTGTGGTTCTTCACCTCTACAGTGCTGAGCCTGGTACAAATCCAGAAGAGAAAACAATGGGAAGGAGAACTTGAAGTTGCCATAACGTGAAGCAGATGCATCAAAAGCTGGAGAATTGGCaaattgttctttaatattttcttcaaaATACTCGGCGGTCCATGATGGTAGCACTTTCTTTACATTATCATACGACATTTCACGTGCGGCCTCGATGTCTTCTGAAGCTATGTCTGCACTCCAGAATGAGAGGTCACTAAATCCAGGTCTGGAGGTTTTTTTGAATATCCTAAAGCCCTCCTGGTTGTAGATTCTCTCCATGCTTGCCTGGTCAGTAACATGCTGTAGATATGAGACTGGAAACTCTTGTTGAATGAGTTGAAAATCATGGGGTTCCATTTTTTCAATGGTTTCTAGCATTTTCATCCCACTGGCATTAACTTGTGATTCATTTCTATCCAGGATGTCATAAATATCGGCTACAGATAAAAGTTTTCCTTTCACATAATGGCCCTGACATCCTCTTGAGCTGGTGAAGCTCTGAAGCTCCACGTTCCTCAGGTTCCCTGAAGCCCATGACTCTGCCATAGTTGATGTTTCTTCTGGTGTGATTCTCTTCTCTCTCCAGTCTGAATTGTAGTTACGTGTCGTTTAACAGGTATAAAAGATATAGTAACCACACCTACACCTACATCAGGATACAGAAACACAAGTGAAAGTaagaataaaaatactttatcataTGAGTGATGTGGAATGTGGGTGTAACCTGCCTAACAATTCTATTTTTCTGTTATCTCTTATAATGTACAAACTTGTTTGTATTTCACACCTGTAAATTTCAAATGGAAACTAAAAAATcctgaagattttatttttagatacacTAAACAAGGCCAATAGTACACTCCATGTAGAGTCGTTATTCAGCAGAAGAATATAACAGTTATGGGATACCAGCCTCAACTTTGGTATATGGTAGGCATCACCAAAGGGACTGGTACAAATCCATACAACCCAAGGAAAAATATCCAGGCACTCACCTGGATCACTTTGATTCCACTCCACAAGCTCCCCAGAGGACCCAGCAGAAGATGAGAGCTCCAAAGGTCACAGCTTCTAAGATGGCGGATGAGCCTATGGAGTACATGGAGACATTATCCAGGTATGGCAATTCTCTTTGTACATAAATGCACCGCACTAGATTACAAGAAACGGCACTTGAGGCGTCTCTCCACCTCCAACCCAGCTTGATGCTGAATAATAAGGAAACACTGACCCAACACTTGCAACCAATGGCAAAACATGGGGAACAGATGCATGAAATGCAGCAATGCATAAGTGATCTGGAGGTTCATTTATTAAAGTCCCACAACCAAAAGCAACAGATGGGGGTGCAgtacaatttattatttgaaaaagtcATTGATTTGGAAAATTGCTTGCGCCAAGAAAATATCTGAATCATTGGGTTACCAGAATCTTTTAAAGCCTCTGATTTGCATAAATTCTGCTCACTCATGTTGTCAAAAACTTTGGGGTCTAAAGCACCTATGACGGTGGAGAGGGTTTACAGAATGGGACCACTCCAACATAATAAATCATCACCAGGACCAATAATCCCCCAGTAGTTGGATTTTACTGACAAAATGCAACTTCTCAAACCATACCGGTCACAAGTCCAGTTTACAGTGGATGATAATAAAGTGCTGCTATTCGCAGATTATTCTGCTAAAACCACAAAACTGCGCCAAGTGTTCCAACCAATCTATAAGCAGCTCATTTCCAAAGGTGTGAAAATTGCGCTCATGTATCCAGTAGTACTGAAAATCTTCCTACCTGAGGCACAAATGTTTAAAGATCCTCCAAGCTGCTTCTTTTGTTAAAACAATGAAAGACAAAGTTCTCTCTAACAGAGATTTGGGAAGGTTTCCCCTCTCCAGGTCCATTCAAACATCTCCCTGTTCATCACCTAAATCATGAATCAAAGGTTAATGCGTCTTCACATTCGTGTGTGTTACCATGTCCTGTGCCTGCCAGTACCTGCTAGATCCATATTGATTGAGGACATTACGAATTCATTTTGGATAGTTAATTTTTTGAAATGGCCACAAAGTGGTGGCTGAAGACCGCAATAGACCTTACtgcattaatattgtttttgggtttttaccTTTGCACTATTTTTGTAAAGACACAAGGTGAAAAATCGCATTCTTACTCATGATTATACCAGCTTTGGAAGTGCTCCACAATGGGAAAAGGAAGTCCATTGCTTGTTCTAATACATGgaactcttgttttttttctagtatattatttttttctttcccaggttttttgaaaatttactttgcagcTCTCAATTTATAATTCTTTTCTTACGAATATTTTACTGGATGGTAGCTATTCCCAATCCACAGGGTTGCTCAGCGGGGTCAGCCTGGGGAAATATACTTATGGGCCACTAACTCTACGGACAACATACTCCGCTCTCTTACCTCCTTAGATGAAAACAGTGACCTGGAATGTTAAAGGCCTTCCCCCACcaaataaacaaaccaaagtgTTACGGTATCTAAAAAAGTTACAAGCTGATATTGCTGTCTTGCAAGGGACAAATTTATCTTCTTCATTTCACTATCTAATATGCAAACAGTGGGTGGGAGAGGTCTGGTTATCAAGCAGGAGTATTAATACTATTCAGCAAAAAGTTACAATACACAGTTCTAAGTAAGTCATGTGATCCTTGGAGGGGAGATGGGTAGCAGTTACAGTACAATTTTTGGCTAATTCTCTAACAGTATTGGCTTTTATATGGCCCCAACCAAGATAATGGAGCGTTCTATGAAACTATCACCAAGCATTTCCATAATGTGTCCTGTGTCCCAATATTGGCTGCCGGAGACTTCAACACTAGTGAGGATAAGACACAACCACAAAGGCACAGTGCTACTGTCTCCAATGACTGGTCCTTCTGCTCCTTTCTTTCATCCACCAATATGGTAGGCTCCACCAATGCAAAAGCACCAggttctataataataataataataataatgagttttttaaaaatacttgtggAAGAGGTGGCATTTCCATTGACAGCCCCATATAATGATATGTTCACCACATCTTTAAAACTACAACCTGGTCTTTTAGCCTACTTAAATGTATTgcttaagaaaaagaaaatcctcTTGACCCAGGATCCTACTGCCCCATGTCTCCCCTTAATCAAGATAGTAAAAATTTTGGCCGATCGTCTGGCACAGTTCCTCCGGAGATTGGTCAGTCCGGGTCAGGCCAGGTTTGTTTTAGGCAAATCTACATCATACAATATTAGGAAAGTATTATGTGTACTTGAACAGGTGCTTCTGTTGGGTCACTTGTCCACCTTGATGGCCTTGTTGGCACTGGACGCGGAGAAGGCTTTTGACAGATACAATGGTCCTGGTTGCATCTTGTGTTGTGCAAGTTTGGTTTTATAGgctatataacaatttttttaggttCCATGTGCTTATCCCCCCATGGCTCATGTTATGTCTCATATGTTTTCATTGGGTAGAGGTACACATCTTGGGTGACACTATCTCTGcttctatttaatttataatataagaCCCCTGGCCAGGTGTTTTCAAAGCAATGCAATATTTAAAGGGGTCAGGGTACATGGAAGACAAATCAAGTTAGCAATGTTTTCTGATAATATCATGCTGTTTCTGAACATTCCAAAGAGGGGCTTACCAATTATAATTAAGCACATCTAGCAGTTTGGTACTTTTTCTGGATTTCAAATTCATTATaataacagcaaattactttttctcCAGGCCTCCATACATTTAGAAACGTAGTCAAAAGCTAGGGCGTTGGGCCTTGAAATTGCTAGAAATCATATACTGCAACCTATTTAGGGGTGCAAATCATCCAATGTGTACCTGATATATATAAACTGAACTATGCTCCACATTTTGCTAAAATTACATCTGAACTTACTAGCTGGAAAT is part of the Pyxicephalus adspersus chromosome 3, UCB_Pads_2.0, whole genome shotgun sequence genome and encodes:
- the LOC140327849 gene encoding uncharacterized protein isoform X1 → MAESWASGNLRNVELQSFTSSRGCQGHYVKGKLLSVADIYDILDRNESQVNASGMKMLETIEKMEPHDFQLIQQEFPVSYLQHVTDQASMERIYNQEGFRIFKKTSRPGFSDLSFWSADIASEDIEAAREMSYDNVKKVLPSWTAEYFEENIKEQFANSPAFDASASRYGNFKFSFPLFSLLDLYQAQHCRGEEPQLRILGTDMYKQEIAHYILVHSPDESKKFKNLPMVPTVWGNPTSNLFVYRKRGILYWRPESTSSVLTVKVSEKGKARRECPIPCDFYIDEGYCSHIKEENYRLWSVWNHLIFAFHLPNHCGLEIKKEQLLKNLTACRIDDSPLLEVNKQLKKKEAKSIILKMKNDFRRLRRNSEISRIAEPEVDE
- the LOC140327849 gene encoding uncharacterized protein isoform X2; its protein translation is MAESWASGNLRNVELQSFTSSRGCQGHYVKGKLLSVADIYDILDRNESQVNASGMKMLETIEKMEPHDFQLIQQEFPVSYLQHVTDQASMERIYNQEGFRIFKKTSRPGFSDLSFWSADIASEDIEAAREMSYDNVKKVLPSWTAEYFEENIKEQFANSPAFDASASRYGNFKFSFPLFSLLDLYQAQHCRGEEPQLRILGTDMYKQEIAHYILVHSPDESKKFKNLPMVPTVWGNPTSNLFVYRKRGILYWRPESTSSVLTVKVSEKGKARRECPIPCDFYIDEGYCSHIKEENYRLWSVWNHLIFAFHLPNHCGLEIKKEQLLKNLTACRIDDSPLLEVNKQLKKKEAKSIILKMKNDFRRLRRNSEISRRT